In one Leishmania major strain Friedlin complete genome, chromosome 13 genomic region, the following are encoded:
- a CDS encoding putative MCAK-like kinesin has translation MRAESSGSESQSRQSERTCGVSPGGPGGPGASPSIVVAVRKRPRIPGREDDENDVVRCGENGGPSVTVYEPRTKLDLTPIIEPSSFSYDHVFGEACTNEEVYRGCCQPLLQNVREGGGAVIFAFGQTGSGKTHTMLGTGERPGLYSLAVTELLTMTEHSTMTASFYEAYGAKLYDLLNDRAEVKMLQDEYQNVHIVGITEQIVSSVDDVNALMMRGQQLRAIGTTHANDRSSRSHAVLEIKLKLADSSSESQLGRITFVDLAGSERASDTAETDAKTRREGAEINKSLLALKECIRAMSMRKRHIPFRGSKLTQILRESFVGRCKTCVIAAISPCQGHCEDTLNTLRYADRIKELKGPANPHNGVKPIPCKTCGQPIFIGDRHVCKRQLVVCPHCRQDVDKQELDTHMSECKESPMRCQYCNERMLRSESVGHSRRCARAPIRCGACGATVPRQLIDRHAQQECAEAKVKCRYCGCVQSRQLLAAHEQNCDAAKVACPHCLQFMRKRRLDGHVATCVRNLSRAMHTPRSTALNIIASTSMETSQTLASSSSSIGAQQSIPKSATAQTAASSRASSSHNRNVAAEPAGGQVDLVAADEGTGPLNFTRAHSSRRSSAQLASGVSLANQSQSNRAPGAGGRWNAGALGADEVSAACDSDCGSVVCPYSRYGCPVKVTRLNVAAHLKESMQQHLELVTTYADRVDEQNMQLRRLVIHETDTLSSRVTMERLDK, from the coding sequence ATGCGAGCGGAGAGCTCCGGCAGCGAGTCGCAGAGCCGCCAGTCAGAGCGCACCTGTGGCGTGTCGCCGGGCGGCCCGGGCGGCCCTGGCGCCAGCCCATCCATTGTTGTAGCGGTGCGGAAGCGACCCCGCATCCCGGGTCGCGAGGATGACGAGAATGACgtggtgcgctgcggtgAGAATGGTGGCCCTTCCGTCACCGTGTACGAGCCGCGCACGAAGCTCGACCTCACACCTATCATTGAGCCAAGTAGCTTTAGCTACGATCACGTCTTTGGTGAAGCGTGCACGAACGAGGAGGTCTACCGCGGCTGCTGTCAACCCCTCCTCCAGAATGTGcgggaaggcggcggcgctgtcatCTTTGCCTTTGGGCAgacgggcagcggcaagacgCACACGATGCTCGGCACAGGAGAACGTCCCGGCCTTTACAGCTTAGCCGTGACAGAGCTTCTCACCATGACGGAGCACAGCACCATGACGGCGAGCTTCTATGAGGCGTACGGGGCGAAACTCTATGACCTGCTCAACGATCGAGCAGAGGTAAAGATGCTGCAGGACGAGTACCAGAATGTGCACATTGTCGGCATCACTGAGCAGATCGTCAGCTCTGTCGACGACGTCAACGCATTGATGATGAGAGGGCAGCAGTTGAGGGCGATCGGCACAACGCACGCAAACGACCGCAGCTCGCGGTCGCACGCCGTTCTGGAGATCAAGCTGAAGCTAGcggacagcagcagtgaGTCACAACTAGGCCGCATCACCTTCGTAGacctcgccggcagcgagcggGCGTCCGACACGGCGGAGACGGATGCCAAGACGCGCCGCGAAGGCGCCGAGATCAACaagtcgctgctggcgctgaaGGAGTGCATACGTGCCATGTCGATGCGCAAGCGGCACATCCCGTTCCGCGGCTCGAAACTGACGCAGATTCTTCGCGAGAGCTTCGTTGGCCGCTGCAAGACGTGTGTGATCGCGGCGATATCACCATGCCAGGGCCACTGCGAGGACACCCTCAACACCCTCCGCTACGCAGACCGTATCAAGGAGCTGAAGGGGCCTGCAAACCCGCACAACGGTGTGAAGCCGATCCCGTGTAAGACGTGCGGTCAGCCGATCTTTATTGGCGACCGACACGTGTGCAAGCGCCAGCTGGTGGTCTGCCCCCACTGTAGGCAGGACGTGGACAAACAAGAGCTAGACACGCATATGTCCGAGTGCAAGGAGTCGCCTATGCGTTGCCAGTACTGCAACGAGCGtatgctgcgcagcgagtcGGTCGGCCAcagccggcgctgcgcccgCGCCCCGATCCGCTGTGGCGCATGCGGTGCCACAGTACCGCGCCAGCTCATAGACAGGCACGCTCAGCAAGAGTGCGCGGAGGCCAAGGTGAAGTGTCGATACTGCGGCTGTGTGCAGAGTCGTCAATTACTCGCGGCGCATGAGCAGAACTGCGACGCTGCGAAGGTGGCGTGCCCGCACTGCCTGCAGTTTATGCGCAAGAGGCGACTGGATGGACACGTTGCGACCTGCGTGCGCAACCTCAGCCGTGCAATGCATACACCGCGCAGCACTGCTCTGAACATCATCGCGTCAACTTCGATGGAGACATCACAGACGctggcctcctcctcctccagcatcggcgcgcagcagagcatTCCGAAGAGCGCAACAGCCCAGACAGCAGCGTCATCGCGCGCATCTTCCTCGCACAATCGCAACGTAGCTGCCGAGCCGGCGGGTGGGCAGGTGGACCTGGTGGCCGCGGACGAAGGCACCGGCCCCCTCAACTTCACTCGAGCACACTCATCTCGGAGGTCATCGGCTCAGTTGGCCAGCGGTGTATCGCTTGCGAACCAATCCCAGTCGAACCGTGCACCGGGGGCAGGAGGTCGCTGGAACGCCGGTGCCCTAGGCGCCGACGAGgtcagcgccgcgtgcgaTAGCGACTGCGGCAGCGTTGTCTGCCCCTACTCGCGCTACGGCTGCCCTGTCAAGGTGACGCGACTGAACGTGGCGGCCCATCTGAAGGAGtccatgcagcagcacctaGAGCTTGTCACGACGTACGCGGACCGCGTGGATGAGCAGAACAtgcagctgcgacgcctcGTGATACATGAGACGGACACGTTGAGCAGTCGGGTCACGATGGAGCGTCTGGACAAGTGA